The Arachis hypogaea cultivar Tifrunner chromosome 14, arahy.Tifrunner.gnm2.J5K5, whole genome shotgun sequence DNA window CAAGTAATATAATAACAATCTATCCTCTCTCTTGTTTTGATTATTCAACTGAAGGTTTAGACTTGTTTCTTTTAAGACTTGGTGAAGATTACAAAACACCTGCAACCTTATCTCCTAGAATATTGGAGATTGCAAGGAATATTGCATGGGAATGCGGTGGTTTACCGCTTGCAATCAGTGTAATGGCTAGAACCATGAAAGGCGTTGATAACATTCACCAGTGGAGACATGCGATGAATAAACTTAAGAGAGGGGAGATGGTGGGAGAGATGGAAGAAGAGGTATTTCAAGTATTAAAAGCGAGCTATGATAACTTAACACATAAATCCATGCAAAATAGTTTCTTGCAATGTGCATTATACTCTGAGTTCTGGAAGGATGACAAAATAATAATGAATCTGGTTGACAGTGGAGCCATAAATGGGAGGAGCAGATTAGACGCAATTTTCGATGAAGGCCATACTATATTCAATGAACTTGAAGACCATTCATTATTGCTTCGTTTTGGGGATATGCAGAATTCAGTAAGAAATATGGCATGTTATATATTGAAAGAATCTGAGAGGttgatagttagatgtggtaaaGAATTGACAGGAATACCTCACCTGCAGGAGTGGACTGCTGATTTGGAGTTAGTTTCTTTGGATAGAAACATGATAAAAGAAATCCCAGCGGGTATATCACCCAACTGTCCAAGATTATCCACCTTGATTCTGAGTAGTAATTGCATCAGTAGCATCCCAGAATGCTTCTTCACACACATGAAATCTCTAGCAATACTTGACCTATCTCATAATCGCAGGTTAACCTCTCTGCCGGATTCCCTGTCGGACTTGACTTGTCTTGTTTCTCTACTGCTTCATGAATGTTACGCTCTGGCAAAGGTGCCTCCATTGGGAAGGCTTCAAAAATTGTCAAGGTTGGTAATTTCACAGACTAAAGTTGAGGTAGTTTTAGGCTTGGAAATGCTGACAAACTTGAGATGGCTGGATCTATCTTTCAATAAAAAGTTGAGGTTGGAATCAGGGAGGGTGCTGCGTGGTCTGACCAATTTGCAATATCTGAATCTCTTCGACGCAACTCTGCTAAATGTTGAAATAGAGGATGTACAAGGGCTGACCACACTTGAATATTTTCTGGGTGGCTTTAATGACTGCAAAAGCTGTCACAATTTTGTTGCAGGTATATGGAGCACAGGTTCTGCTTCTGCACTCAAATCTTATCTTCTCTATTTGGGTAGTCTCGATAACTCTCGATGGATTTTTGAATCTTATCATCGTATTGGTCCAGGTGGTAACGACCACCAAATTTTACATTTATTAGATGGCGAAGAATCCCCTCATTTGCTGCCAAAAGATCTTACCAAAATCTCTATTGAATGTAATCCGCGTTGGAAAAGTTTATGTGATGCTCTGTCAAATATTACTCCTTCTTCTTTGGAGAACATTCAAATTGAGAGATGCACAGAAATGAAGAGCGTGCTTTGTTCATTTGGTAATTGTTCCTTTTGCAGTAATCTCAAGAACCTTCAATCCTTGCAGCTTTACCATTTGGAGAGCTTAACAGTCATTTGTAAAGATGTTACTGCTACTGATACAACAACACAATCTCTCAAACCAAATGCCGTCTTCTCTCAACTCAGGAACTTGGAGATCTTCAATTGCAATGAGATAGAAACGTTGGTAACAGCAGGGTTATTGCCCCAACTTCAAAACCTGCAGACATTAATTGTAGAGAGTTGTGAATCATTGAGAGAAATATTTGCAGCAGGTAGCAGTGATGCTGATAGTGATGATGCTGCTTCCACCGTCATTACACTCCCCAACTTAACCTCACTCGACTTGTGTAACTTGCCAATGTTAGAGACTGTGTGCAAAGGAATTATAATCTCTGAATCATTCCCGAAATTGGACATCCTTCTGTGTCCCAAGTTAGAAAGTCGGTCTCCATTTGAAGTCTCATCGTCATCATTTACTTCTTCCACATGACTTTCTTTTGGGCTCTGGTAAGGTCTCTACTATGGTTCAGAGGTAACATAATGATTTCTATATTCAGCTTGTAATGGAATAACTTCTGCAGGGCTGCGTCACTGAAAGTGGGCCGAACGACATTTTGGGTTTGACTTATTTGCCTTTGGGCTTGCAGCTTTTGTTTTTCCTTATCATGTGTTCTATTGAATAAGGTGTAGCCCTGTGTGAAATTTGTGTCCAACATCAACATGTGTGTTAGGTTGTGAACATTTTCAATTTAGTGGTTTCCAATAATTGACACATCTATATAATGTTCCATAGGGGATTTTGAGTGTTTGGTGTTCTAATAAATCTAGtccatttaaatttttgataacaaatttaaatattcaaatcaAGGTAACAATACTAATTTAATacccaatattaaaaaaaaaactatatttaacaaatttagtttaaatattcaatacaagataacaattaacaaggGTTTCTTCTCACA harbors:
- the LOC112744728 gene encoding probable disease resistance protein At1g61300 isoform X2 — translated: MGAVHYFNENHPHYLTQIQQLTAQVIKLKKEKPVVLSNEFVGEDFERNVKSMQKLVGDEEVFMIGIHGMGGVGKTCLATYMETQIIRKGTFNCVIWVTVSREYSISKLQEDIARRIGAKLNGDDDERTRAAHLSSALSEKGKWVLILDDVWKFIDLKKVGIPRCRINGSKLIITSRLKHVLRQMDCPTSNIITIYPLSCFDYSTEGLDLFLLRLGEDYKTPATLSPRILEIARNIAWECGGLPLAISVMARTMKGVDNIHQWRHAMNKLKRGEMVGEMEEEVFQVLKASYDNLTHKSMQNSFLQCALYSEFWKDDKIIMNLVDSGAINGRSRLDAIFDEGHTIFNELEDHSLLLRFGDMQNSVRNMACYILKESERLIVRCGKELTGIPHLQEWTADLELVSLDRNMIKEIPAGISPNCPRLSTLILSSNCISSIPECFFTHMKSLAILDLSHNRRLTSLPDSLSDLTCLVSLLLHECYALAKVPPLGRLQKLSRLVISQTKVEVVLGLEMLTNLRWLDLSFNKKLRLESGRVLRGLTNLQYLNLFDATLLNVEIEDVQGLTTLEYFLGGFNDCKSCHNFVAGIWSTGSASALKSYLLYLGSLDNSRWIFESYHRIGPGGNDHQILHLLDGEESPHLLPKDLTKISIECNPRWKSLCDALSNITPSSLENIQIERCTEMKSVLCSFGNCSFCSNLKNLQSLQLYHLESLTVICKDVTATDTTTQSLKPNAVFSQLRNLEIFNCNEIETLVTAGLLPQLQNLQTLIVESCESLREIFAAGSSDADSDDAASTVITLPNLTSLDLCNLPMLETVCKGIIISESFPKLDILLCPKLESRSPFEVSSSSFTSST
- the LOC112744728 gene encoding probable disease resistance protein At1g61300 isoform X1; the protein is MVVTWSRFLHHHHLNHSPNLPMRIGSGDPKQQLNELLHDLTLEEDDIKGELEWLKSEGKQSERRVDDWLNKLQQLRNKVGDCLNLAMGAVHYFNENHPHYLTQIQQLTAQVIKLKKEKPVVLSNEFVGEDFERNVKSMQKLVGDEEVFMIGIHGMGGVGKTCLATYMETQIIRKGTFNCVIWVTVSREYSISKLQEDIARRIGAKLNGDDDERTRAAHLSSALSEKGKWVLILDDVWKFIDLKKVGIPRCRINGSKLIITSRLKHVLRQMDCPTSNIITIYPLSCFDYSTEGLDLFLLRLGEDYKTPATLSPRILEIARNIAWECGGLPLAISVMARTMKGVDNIHQWRHAMNKLKRGEMVGEMEEEVFQVLKASYDNLTHKSMQNSFLQCALYSEFWKDDKIIMNLVDSGAINGRSRLDAIFDEGHTIFNELEDHSLLLRFGDMQNSVRNMACYILKESERLIVRCGKELTGIPHLQEWTADLELVSLDRNMIKEIPAGISPNCPRLSTLILSSNCISSIPECFFTHMKSLAILDLSHNRRLTSLPDSLSDLTCLVSLLLHECYALAKVPPLGRLQKLSRLVISQTKVEVVLGLEMLTNLRWLDLSFNKKLRLESGRVLRGLTNLQYLNLFDATLLNVEIEDVQGLTTLEYFLGGFNDCKSCHNFVAGIWSTGSASALKSYLLYLGSLDNSRWIFESYHRIGPGGNDHQILHLLDGEESPHLLPKDLTKISIECNPRWKSLCDALSNITPSSLENIQIERCTEMKSVLCSFGNCSFCSNLKNLQSLQLYHLESLTVICKDVTATDTTTQSLKPNAVFSQLRNLEIFNCNEIETLVTAGLLPQLQNLQTLIVESCESLREIFAAGSSDADSDDAASTVITLPNLTSLDLCNLPMLETVCKGIIISESFPKLDILLCPKLESRSPFEVSSSSFTSST